In Thermodesulfobacteriota bacterium, a single genomic region encodes these proteins:
- a CDS encoding DUF362 domain-containing protein — MNLNPDINGLNRREFLGRLTKAGISITAACAAGFWFHDSRGPSRKKDQSQLILPDFSISAVGQKMSIVRGEDRVATLRMAVKSLGGIETFIKKGDRVLLKVNAAFATPAMLSATTNPAIISEMTRLCFRAGAASVVVTDNPINDPVSCFGLTGIADAARSAGARVLLPRDELFSPVTVKDAKLIRNWPVLYKPFVNITKVIGMAPLKDHHRSGASMVMKNWYGLLGGRRNIFHQDIHNIIMELAMMVKPSVVILDATTSMMTNGPTGGSLSDLKNTNTMIVSTDQVAADAIGASLLGRSLDDLPFIKKAEAAGIGIADYHKLNPAMASI; from the coding sequence ATGAACCTCAATCCGGACATAAACGGATTGAACCGGCGCGAGTTTCTGGGTCGATTAACCAAAGCAGGGATTTCCATAACTGCTGCCTGTGCCGCGGGTTTCTGGTTTCATGACTCCCGGGGTCCCTCTCGTAAAAAGGATCAATCACAACTGATCCTGCCGGATTTTTCTATTTCTGCTGTGGGACAAAAAATGAGTATTGTCCGCGGAGAGGACAGAGTTGCCACACTACGGATGGCTGTAAAATCTCTGGGTGGAATTGAAACCTTTATAAAAAAAGGAGATCGGGTGCTGCTCAAAGTCAATGCGGCCTTTGCAACTCCGGCCATGCTGTCGGCCACGACGAATCCTGCGATTATTAGCGAAATGACTCGGCTTTGTTTTCGGGCCGGCGCTGCATCCGTGGTGGTAACGGATAACCCCATTAATGATCCTGTCAGCTGTTTTGGCCTGACAGGCATTGCCGACGCCGCCCGAAGTGCCGGTGCCCGGGTGTTATTGCCGCGCGATGAATTGTTCAGCCCGGTAACGGTTAAAGATGCAAAATTGATCCGCAATTGGCCGGTTCTTTACAAACCCTTTGTGAACATCACCAAAGTGATCGGTATGGCGCCGCTTAAAGATCACCATCGAAGCGGTGCATCCATGGTCATGAAAAACTGGTATGGACTTCTGGGGGGACGGCGGAATATCTTTCACCAGGATATACACAACATTATCATGGAGCTGGCCATGATGGTCAAGCCGTCTGTGGTGATATTGGACGCGACCACGAGTATGATGACCAACGGTCCCACCGGAGGTTCTCTTTCAGACCTTAAAAATACCAATACGATGATCGTCAGTACGGATCAGGTCGCTGCCGATGCAATTGGTGCATCCTTACTCGGAAGATCCTTGGACGACCTTCCGTTCATTAAAAAAGCGGAAGCCGCTGGAATTGGAATCGCAGATTATCACAAATTGAATCCTGCAATGGCATCCATTTAA
- a CDS encoding DUF6599 family protein has protein sequence MVILSILVLIGVGILMTQSQFNPGVLQKNALLPEPNKDKTSSQLFPHASFVPLPEGIHPLTSIETFDVHNLSDKINGKAELYLSAGFTRLVSQRFKDDRTADLWMEAFVYDMDTGQNAFSVFSAQRRQDAESLDLTPYAYRTLNALFLVHGHYYIEIIASKISGQLPRSIKLMAETFMRNTPVEAATVNETDLFPENNLVKNSVTLISSDAFGYDGFDKIYTAEYELNNHRLVAYLSLRNTPVEAKELTSAYASFLLAYGGQKIKAQLSIKDARLIEILDTYEIVFSNGSYLAGIREAATIEQAKMLATRLYHRIRGDGR, from the coding sequence ATGGTTATTTTATCCATTCTCGTGCTTATCGGGGTCGGCATATTGATGACTCAATCGCAATTCAACCCCGGGGTATTGCAAAAAAATGCGCTTTTACCCGAGCCAAACAAAGACAAAACATCCTCTCAATTGTTTCCGCATGCATCCTTTGTCCCCCTGCCAGAAGGCATCCACCCCTTGACATCAATAGAGACATTTGATGTCCATAATCTTTCAGATAAAATAAACGGTAAAGCAGAATTGTACCTATCCGCCGGTTTTACCCGTTTGGTTAGTCAGCGCTTTAAGGATGACCGTACCGCCGACCTGTGGATGGAAGCCTTTGTTTATGACATGGACACCGGCCAGAATGCTTTTTCGGTTTTTAGCGCCCAACGCCGGCAAGATGCAGAGTCGCTCGATTTGACACCATATGCCTACCGGACACTCAATGCTCTTTTTCTTGTTCATGGCCATTATTATATCGAAATCATCGCCTCCAAAATATCCGGACAGTTGCCCCGGTCTATAAAATTGATGGCCGAAACATTCATGCGTAACACGCCTGTGGAAGCAGCCACTGTCAATGAGACGGATTTATTCCCCGAAAATAATTTGGTTAAGAACAGTGTGACCCTAATCTCTTCGGATGCTTTTGGTTATGATGGATTCGATAAAATTTACACAGCCGAATATGAGCTCAATAACCACAGGCTTGTGGCCTATCTTTCTCTTCGCAACACACCGGTGGAGGCAAAAGAATTGACTTCGGCATATGCCTCTTTTTTATTGGCCTATGGGGGACAAAAGATAAAAGCCCAGCTATCGATAAAGGATGCGCGATTGATCGAAATTTTGGACACCTATGAAATAGTTTTTTCTAATGGTTCCTATTTGGCAGGTATTCGGGAAGCGGCAACCATTGAACAGGCGAAAATGCTGGCTACGCGTTTATATCATCGAATAAGGGGGGATGGGCGATGA
- a CDS encoding DNA alkylation repair protein, which produces MTQSLKDIQNKLKRLGNKEKAKIHQRFFKTGPGEYGEGDAFIGVPVPKLRKLAKEYYALPFQEIKLLLGSPIHEERLLSLFVLIQRYSMGDSAEKKRIYELYLKNTKSINNWDLVDCSAGHIVGAFLFDKGKKPLYDLAKSENLWERRISIISTFFFIKRNQFSDTLKIGKILLSDIEDLIHKAVGWMLREVGKRDMSVEENFLKNHYKTMPRTMLRYAIEKFPESKRQRYLRGKI; this is translated from the coding sequence ATGACCCAATCGCTGAAAGACATACAAAACAAGTTAAAGCGCCTCGGAAACAAAGAAAAGGCAAAAATACATCAGCGCTTTTTTAAGACCGGGCCGGGTGAATATGGAGAAGGAGACGCTTTTATCGGGGTACCCGTTCCGAAGTTAAGAAAGCTGGCCAAGGAATATTACGCCCTACCATTTCAGGAAATCAAACTTCTGCTTGGATCTCCCATTCATGAGGAAAGATTACTCTCCCTTTTTGTGCTCATACAACGATATTCAATGGGAGATTCGGCTGAGAAGAAAAGAATATATGAACTTTACTTAAAAAATACCAAATCGATAAACAACTGGGATCTGGTGGACTGCTCAGCCGGACATATTGTGGGAGCCTTTCTTTTCGATAAAGGCAAAAAGCCGCTTTACGACCTGGCAAAATCTGAAAATTTATGGGAACGGCGAATATCGATTATATCCACGTTTTTCTTTATCAAGCGCAACCAGTTTTCTGATACATTGAAGATTGGAAAAATATTATTATCAGATATAGAAGATCTCATCCATAAAGCGGTTGGCTGGATGCTTCGCGAAGTGGGAAAACGAGATATGAGCGTGGAAGAAAATTTTTTAAAAAACCATTATAAAACCATGCCGCGGACCATGTTGCGCTATGCCATTGAAAAATTTCCCGAATCAAAACGACAGCGATATTTGAGAGGCAAGATTTAA
- a CDS encoding class I SAM-dependent methyltransferase, with amino-acid sequence MLPDQDILNKIKGFLDEDEGRRLYEIALEAGKLGPCLEIGSYCGKSTVYLGTACRKSGSILFSIDHHRGSEEQQPGQEYFDPELFDARIGCVDTFKNFRKTITTTNLEDTVVPIVCKSEVAARQWTTPLSLVFIDGGHTYETAFTDYNSWAGHLIPDGYLLIHDIFKDPAKGGQAPYRIYKLAIASGLFHELPMTKTLGVLKRLGSEHIPHNLSKQ; translated from the coding sequence TTGCTACCTGACCAAGATATACTAAATAAAATCAAGGGCTTTCTTGACGAAGATGAGGGCCGCCGTCTGTATGAAATTGCCCTTGAGGCCGGAAAACTGGGACCCTGCCTGGAAATAGGAAGCTATTGCGGCAAATCCACAGTTTATCTGGGGACTGCCTGTAGGAAATCCGGCAGCATACTCTTTTCAATCGACCATCATCGTGGATCCGAAGAACAGCAGCCCGGCCAGGAATATTTTGACCCGGAACTTTTTGATGCACGGATCGGCTGCGTGGATACTTTTAAAAATTTTAGGAAAACCATCACCACTACCAATCTCGAAGATACGGTGGTTCCCATAGTCTGCAAATCGGAAGTGGCTGCGCGGCAGTGGACGACGCCACTCAGTCTTGTTTTTATAGACGGCGGCCATACTTATGAAACCGCATTTACCGATTACAATTCCTGGGCCGGCCACCTCATTCCCGATGGCTATCTTCTTATCCACGATATCTTTAAAGACCCTGCCAAGGGCGGTCAGGCCCCTTATCGTATTTATAAGCTCGCCATTGCCTCCGGTCTTTTCCATGAACTTCCCATGACTAAAACCCTGGGCGTTCTCAAACGACTCGGCAGCGAACATATTCCGCATAATCTGTCAAAACAGTAG